In a single window of the Streptomyces sp. NBC_00285 genome:
- a CDS encoding SDR family oxidoreductase — MHIANSVALVTGASRGLGRHFVTQLLERGATKVYATARNPERVDLPGAEVLALDITDPASVAAVAEAASDVTLLVNNAGIITINGLVNGDLDQIELEMDTAYYGPLRMIRAFAPILRAGGGGAIVNVLSVASWVPSEHWGAYSAAKAAAWSLTNSVRLELSRQNTLVTGLYLGPTDTDMAKGQPFEKNDPADVVRAALDGVEAKQSEVIADALSARAKANLALDPAVVYTPAATAA; from the coding sequence ATGCACATCGCCAACTCCGTCGCCCTTGTCACTGGTGCGAGCCGCGGCCTCGGCCGCCACTTCGTCACCCAGCTGCTGGAGCGGGGAGCGACGAAGGTGTACGCCACCGCGCGCAACCCCGAGCGCGTTGATCTGCCCGGAGCGGAGGTGCTGGCGCTCGACATCACCGACCCGGCCTCCGTCGCCGCCGTGGCGGAAGCCGCCTCGGACGTGACGCTGCTGGTCAACAATGCTGGCATCATCACCATCAATGGCCTGGTCAACGGTGACCTGGACCAGATCGAACTGGAGATGGACACCGCCTACTACGGCCCGTTGCGCATGATCCGGGCCTTCGCCCCGATCCTGAGGGCGGGTGGCGGCGGAGCGATCGTCAACGTCCTGTCGGTCGCATCCTGGGTCCCCTCCGAGCACTGGGGTGCCTACAGCGCGGCCAAGGCCGCCGCGTGGAGCCTGACCAACAGTGTCCGCTTGGAACTCTCGCGGCAGAACACCCTGGTCACCGGCCTGTATCTGGGACCCACCGACACCGACATGGCTAAAGGTCAGCCGTTCGAGAAGAACGATCCGGCCGACGTTGTCAGGGCCGCACTCGACGGGGTCGAGGCCAAGCAGTCCGAGGTCATCGCCGACGCGCTGTCTGCGCGGGCCAAGGCCAACCTGGCTCTGGACCCCGCCGTGGTCTACACACCGGCCGCGACCGCCGCCTGA
- a CDS encoding DJ-1/PfpI family protein, whose amino-acid sequence MNTPTSSRPKALIVVPSAALLPLTAPAGHPGVSTGFYLVELAQILKEFGDEYDFTFATPGGLVPQLEINGLALSMHAADKFSSATVSATAAQVFRFDVDTFRAKRPELVARRDSELALARRYLGRLPVSESLPGSDKEVVVLRDDLVKSMQDLPEHTYQSIEQIVLRHRDPEDAFDLSAFDFVHMPGGHAPMVDFVDNPWLGELLHTLRENGVLISLICHAPIAMASAKYRVGADGTVITDLDHAFNGVRVTTVAKSAELFVLSNGYLKIPGKKVRMGYFIDEALRNAGYKVETTTNPTAIKVIWEESVRLLTSNGPQSIDEHAARLRTLLPRH is encoded by the coding sequence ATGAACACCCCCACCTCGTCCAGGCCCAAGGCACTGATCGTCGTCCCCTCGGCTGCTCTTCTGCCGCTCACCGCACCGGCAGGCCACCCCGGCGTCTCCACCGGGTTCTACCTGGTCGAGCTGGCGCAGATCCTCAAGGAATTCGGCGACGAGTACGACTTCACCTTCGCCACCCCCGGCGGGCTCGTCCCGCAGCTGGAGATCAACGGCCTGGCCCTGTCGATGCACGCCGCGGACAAGTTCAGTTCCGCGACGGTCTCGGCCACCGCCGCACAGGTCTTCCGCTTCGATGTCGACACCTTCCGCGCCAAGCGGCCGGAACTCGTCGCCCGCCGGGACAGCGAACTCGCCCTCGCCCGCCGCTACTTGGGCCGCCTTCCCGTCTCCGAGTCGCTGCCGGGCAGTGACAAGGAGGTCGTGGTGCTGCGGGACGACCTGGTCAAGTCGATGCAGGACCTGCCGGAGCACACCTACCAGTCCATCGAGCAGATCGTGCTCAGACACCGTGACCCCGAGGACGCCTTCGACCTGAGCGCGTTCGACTTCGTGCACATGCCCGGCGGCCACGCCCCCATGGTCGATTTCGTCGACAACCCCTGGCTCGGCGAACTCCTGCACACCCTGCGGGAGAACGGGGTGCTGATCTCGCTGATCTGCCACGCCCCCATCGCCATGGCCTCGGCCAAGTACCGGGTGGGTGCTGACGGCACCGTCATCACCGACCTCGACCACGCCTTCAACGGCGTGCGGGTGACCACGGTCGCCAAATCCGCCGAACTCTTCGTCCTCAGCAACGGCTACCTCAAGATCCCCGGCAAGAAGGTACGGATGGGCTACTTCATCGACGAAGCCCTCAGGAACGCCGGCTACAAGGTGGAGACGACCACCAACCCGACCGCCATCAAGGTCATCTGGGAGGAGAGTGTCCGCCTGCTCACCAGCAACGGCCCCCAGTCGATCGACGAGCACGCCGCCCGTCTGCGCACCCTCCTGCCCCGTCACTGA
- a CDS encoding MerR family transcriptional regulator, with the protein MRIGEVAEQAGVSVRALRYYEEQGLLGATRTGGGQRQYPEGAVARVRMIQQLYAAGLSSRLVREVLPRCMNEGPSPVGFSDTLITERARIDRQIGDLTAVRARLDEIIEVATDPSHPHHSHPVRGGAAASTA; encoded by the coding sequence ATGCGGATCGGAGAGGTCGCCGAACAGGCAGGAGTCAGCGTCCGGGCGCTGCGGTACTACGAGGAGCAGGGGCTGCTCGGCGCCACCCGTACCGGCGGGGGGCAGCGGCAGTACCCGGAGGGCGCGGTCGCCCGGGTCCGGATGATCCAGCAGCTGTACGCCGCCGGCCTGTCGAGCAGGCTCGTCCGCGAGGTCCTGCCGCGGTGCATGAACGAGGGCCCCTCGCCCGTCGGGTTCAGCGACACCCTCATCACCGAACGGGCCCGCATCGACCGCCAGATCGGCGACCTGACGGCAGTGCGCGCCCGCCTCGACGAGATCATCGAGGTGGCGACGGACCCCAGCCACCCGCACCACAGCCACCCCGTACGCGGCGGCGCTGCCGCCAGTACCGCCTGA